CGGCGGGCGGTGAGCAGGATCACGGGGATCTCCTGCGTCTCCGGCCGGCGGCGAAGCTCCTCCAGCACCTGCAGGCCGCTCATGCCCGGCAGCATCAGGTCGAGGACGATGAGGTCCGGGCGCTCCAGCTCGGCGGCGCGGATGGCCTCCGGGCCGCTGGCGGCGGTGCGCACGCGGTAGCTCTCGCGGGCCAGGTGATAGGCCACGAGCGCGGAGATGTCGGGCTCGTCGTCCACTACCAGGATGTGGGCGGTCATCGCTTTGCGCGCTTCGGCGGGCTGGGCGGGGCCGGCCCCGATGAGGCCGGGGAACGGCTGTGCGGCAATGTGCGGCTGCGTCAAAGTCCCTCGCAAGGTTCACCTCCGGCGGCGTGAGCGCGGCTCCAGACCCGCGGATTGTATCGGCCCCGTGTCACGTATCGGTCACGAACCTGGAATCGCGCCGTTACGATTGCCGTCCGCACCGCATCCGAAGCGGATTCCGTTACATCGACCGACACCCATCTGCCTATTCGTGCACGACGAGGCGCATCTCAGGTTGTCGACGATCCTCGTCAAGCGTGGTCGATAAACAGCTTACACGAGCTCCGCACTCGAATGTAACGGAAAAGAAGGAGGATGGTGTGCAGCCGATCGGACGATGCTCGTCCTTCATCTCCAGAATGCACGTCAGGAGATGTGCTTCTGGCGATGAGTTCGTGCGGACGCGACCGGATTTCCTCTTCCTGACGACGGGCGATGTCGTGCTGCCGGCCTATCGCACGCCATCATGCGCTGACCCGGATGCGCGCCAGTGGGAGGCGTCTCCGCGCGACGGACGGCTTGCCGCGCTGATGAGGACGTGGTGCGGGGGTGATGGAGAATGGTGCGGAAACTTGCACGGGACATGCATGGCGGGCCGATGTGCGAGGCGCCGCGGCTCCCCCATTTTTCCGCCGCGCTGCTGGGCTTCCCGGCGCTGCGCGGACCCAACGTTCGTCGCCTGCGGGGTGTCTTCCCGGGCAGACCCGGCTTCCCCGGCGGGGGAAGCGACAACGCCATACGAGAGACCCGAATACCCATGGCCGTGCCGATGCGTTACCTGCGGTTCCTCGCCCTGCTGCTCCTGCTCGCCCCCGGCGCGCTGGCCGCGCAGGTTGGCGTGACCACCGACATCATCAGCGGGCGCGTGCTGGGGCCCGACGGCAAGCCCGTTCCCGGCGCCCGCGTGCAGGCGCTATCCGCCGAGTCCGGCGTGACCCGCGGCGCCACCACCAGCGCCGAGGGCCGCTACACCATCACCTTCCCGGACGGCGGCGGGCGCTACCGCGTGACGGTGAACGCGCCCGGCGTGGGCGTGGCCGTGAGCACCGTCGCCCGCTCGGCCGACGAGGACGTGCTGCTCGCGAACTTCCGCCTCACCACGCAGACCTTCGCCCTCCAGGCCGTGGAGGCCCGCGCCCAGCGCGCACCGGCGCCGGGCCGCAACGAGTCCGCCGGGGGCACCGAGCGCGGCGTCTCGGGCGAGCTGGCGAACCGGCTGCCGCTGGAGAACGTGGACGCGGCCACCATCGCCAGCCTGGTCCCCGGCGTGGTCACCACCCCGTCGGCCGACTCGTCGGAGAGCCGCAACAGCTTCTCGGTGGCCGGCCAGCGCGCGTCGCAGAACCAGATCACGCTGGACGGCACGTCGTTCTCGTCGCGCCTCACGGGCGGGCAGGCGGGCGGCGGGTCGCCCATCGGCGTGCCCCAGGAAGGCATCCGCGGCACCAACGTGGTCACCAACACCTTCGACGTGGCCCGCGGCGAGTTCTCCGGCGGCCTGGTGGCCATGACCACGCGCAGCGGCACCAACAACGTGCAGGGCTCGTTCAGCTACGCGCTGCGCGACCCGGCGCTCCAGACCACGGCCGGCAGCGCCTTCACCGGCGGCGGCTACACGCAGAACCGGCTGAGCGGGGGCGTGGGCGGGCCGCTCATCAAGGACAAGCTCTTCTACTACACGTCGTTCACCCTCCAGCGCCGCAGCGACGACCTGTTCTCGCTCACGCCGGGGCAAGACGCGCCCATCGAGGCGCTGGGCGTGGCGCCGGACTCCGTCTCCCGCTTCCTGGGCATCCTGGGCTCGCGCTACGCGCTGCCGGCCACCGGCCAGACGGGCGACTTCACCCGCGTGGGCGACGCGCTGAGCACGCTGGGGCGGGTGGACTATACCATCAACGACCGGCAGACGCTCACAGTGCGCGGGCTGTACAACCGGTCCACGCAGGACAACGCCCGCATCGGCTTCCTGGACACGCGCCAGAACGGCGGCCAGGCGGGCTCCACCAGCTACGGCGGCATCGCCACGCTCACCTCGCGGTTCGGGGAGAGCTGGATCAACGAGCTGCGCGCCTCGTACAACTCCGACGTGCGCGAGCAGGACCCGTACGCCGTGCTGCCGGAGGGCCGCGTGCGCGTCGCGTCCGAGCTGGACGACGGCACGGTGGGCGTGAACACGCTGGTCTTCGGCGGCGACCGGTCCATGCCCACCAGCACGGCCGAGCGCACGGTGGAGGTGAGCGACGAGCTGTCGCGCCTGCTGCGCGACACGCACCGGGTGAAGCTGGGCGCCTTCTTCAACCACGCCGGCTTCACCCAGCAGACCACGGCCAACCGCCTCGGCTCCTTCTCCTTCAACTCGCTGGCGGACCTGGAGGCGGGGCGCGCGGTGTCGTTCACGCGGTCACTCTCCCCCGGCGACGTGAGCGGCGGCGGCATCAGCTCCTCCCTGTACCTGGGCGACACGTGGCGGCCCACGACGCAGCTGCAGCTCACGTTCGGCCTGCGCGGCGAGATGTCGCGCTTCGACAACACTCCGGCGGCGAACCCGCTCATCCCGCAGCTCTTCCCCGGCTACGCGACCGACCGCGTGCCCAACGAGCTGCACGTGAGCCCGCGGGCGGGCTTCAGCTACCGCCTGAGCGAGCAGGGCGCGCCGCTCCGCCTCGTCCGCGGCGGCGTGGGCGAGTTCCGCGGGCGTGCGCCGTACTCGCTGTACGCGGGCGCGCTCCAGCAGACGGGCCTGGGCGGCGGCGAGCTGCAGCTCAACTGCATCGGGCCGCAGACGCCGGTGCCCGACTGGGCCGCGTACGCCGGCGACCCGGCCACCATCCCCACCCAGTGCGTGGGCGGCGGATCGGGCACGGTGGATCCGCTACGGCGGCCCAACGTGACGCTGTTCGAGAACGGCTTCGGGGCGCCGCGGACCTGGCGCGCGTCGTTCGGCTACCAGACGCAGCTGCTGCGCACCCTGGGCGCCACCATCGACGCCAACTACACGCTGGGCGTCAACCAGTTCGACGTGCGCGACCTGAACCTGAACACCACGCCCGCCTTCGCCCTCCAGGACGAGGGCAGCCGCCCGGTGTTCGTGCCCGCGTCCAGTATCGTGCCCACCACGGGCGAGGTGTCGCTCTTCGAGTCGCGCCTGCACCCGGAGCTGGCGCACGTGTTCGCGCTGGACTCGGACCTGCGCTCGCACACGGCGCAGGTCACGCTGGGGCTGAACGGCTCGCTGCCGCGCCGCATCTTCTTCCAGACGTCGTATACCTTCTCGCGCAGTACCGACCAGTCGTCATTCTCGGGCGGCAGCGGCCTACAGGGCTTCGGTGCGGTGCCGGTGGCGGGTAACCCCAACGTGCGCGAGTGGGCCACCAGCGACCTGGAGCGGCGGCACTCGTTCAACACCATCCTGGGCTGGCCGGTCAACTCTGCGCTGGACCTCACGCTCATCGGCCGCGCCTCGTCCGGCGGCCCGTTCACGCCGCTGGTGGGCGGCGACATCAACGGTGACGGGCTGCGCAACGACCGCGCGTTCATCTTCGACCCGGCCAGCGCGCCCGACCCTGTGCTCGCGCAGGGGATGCAGAACCTGCTGGCCGGCACGTCCGGCCGCGTGCGCGAGTGCCTGGAGAGCCAGCTCGGCCGCGTGGCGAGCCGCAACAGCTGCCGCGGGCCGTGGACGGCCTCGCTCGACGCGCGCGCCGCCATCCACCCGGACCTGGGCGGGCAGCTCGGCCGCCGGCTCACCCTGTCGGTCGATGCGAGCAACCTGCCCGCGGGCGTCGACCGGCTGCTGCACGGCAGCGACAACCTGCACGGCTGGGGCAGCAACGGCTTCGGGCAGGACCCCACGCTGCTGTACCCGCGCGGGTTCGACGCCTCCACCGGCCGCTTCCTCTACCAGGTCAACGAGCGCTTCGGCGAGACGCGCAGCTCGCGCTTCGGTCCCGGCTCGTCGTTCCAGGTGGCGCTCACCGGGCGGCTCACCGTGGGCCGTCAGGCTCCCGCGGGCGGGTTCGGCGGCGGGCTGGCGGGCATCGCGTTCGGCGGCTTCGGCGGCGGGGGTGGAGGCGGTGGAGGCGGTGGAGGCGGTCGCGGCGGCGGCGGGGGTGGTGATGGCGGCGGCCCCGGCGGTGGCGGGGGTGGCGGGGGCGGGTTCGATGTGGGTAACATCCTCACGCGCGTGATCCCGGACCCCATCACGCCGCTGATCGCGCTCAAGGACACGCTGCACCTGACCGACGAGCAGGTCGCGCGCCTGCGGGCTATCGGCGACTCGCTGAAGGTGAAGAACGACTCCGTGGCGGCCGAGATCCGCGCCGCGCTCGCCCCGCCGGCCGACACCACCGCCGCAGGCCGCGCGGGCGGACGCCGGGCGGGCGGTGCCGGCGGCGGCGGGAACTTCGGCGAGATCTTCCAGCGCTTCGGCCCGCGCATCACGCAGGCGCGCACCAACGTGCAGAAGGCGCTCGACGAGGCCAAGGCGGTGCTCACGGCGGACCAGTGGCGGAAGGTGCCCGCCGCCATCCGCAACGTCCTCGGCCCCTTCGGCCCCGGCATCCCCGGCGGCGGCGGCGGACGGCCCCGCGGGTGATGCATCCCCGCCCGCCCGTGCGACGAACGGCGGGTAATCGGTAGATGAACGAGAAACCCCGGTCCTCTTCGGAGGATCGGGGCTTCTCGTTTGGGTCGATGGTGTGGCGGTGAGATCGTCGCGGGCGGAAAGGGCCCCCTCCCCCGGCCCCTCCCCCAAAACTGCCTGGGGGAGGGGAGACCAGAAGTGCGTGGCGTGGGGTGGGAGGCGGCCGTAAGGCTAAGCAAGCCTTGAAGATACCCGGATCGTTCGGTGTGGTTGTCGGCCCGTTTGCCGACGCCGCAAACAGATCGGACGGGCGACGTCCGTCGATCGCCGTATACCGCCTCGTCGCGCCGGCTCCGAATGCCAGGCTGGACGCAAACCTCACCCTCGCGACGATTTAGCTCCCCTCCCCCAGGCAGTTTTGGGGGAGGGGCTGGGGGAGGGGGCGCCCTTCATCCCGCGCTCACCCGAACGGCACCAGCCGGATGCCGTACGTCGCCAGGTCGATGCTCATCCCGTGCACCTTACCCTTCCCGTCGGCGATGGCGAGCTTCCGGGAGCGCACGTCCTCCACGAACTTCGGGTTGGCGGCCTCGGCGCGGCGGTTGGCGACGATGCGCAGGCGGGCGACCTCGGCGTCCTCGCGGCTGAGCGTGGCTGGCAGCGCGGCGAAGTCGGCCTGGATCTGCGCCTTCGTCGCGTCCTTGATGCTGCCGTTCTGCACCACGATGTCGAACATCAGCGCGGCGGCGCGCTCGGACCACACGCCGTACGCGGCGCACATCTTCAGGCCCTGCTGAAAGCGGTCGTTCGCGCCGTCCACCTGCATCTGCTGGAACGAGTCCACGCGGCCCAGCGCCTTGAAGCGGCTGCGCCACGGCTCCACCACGTGGTGCTTGTCGTCCTGGATGCCCGCGGCCCAGGCGAGCTGCGCCGCCTTGTCCTGTGCGAGCATCGCGTGCACCGCCGCGTAGCCGTCGCCGAACGCCGCCTTCATGTCGGCCGTGTGCTCCGTGTCCATGCGCTTGAGCAGCGGCTGGAGGGTGCCCTGGCCCAGGTTCCACTGCAGCACGCCCAGGCTGATGCCCTGCCCGTCGAAGCTGCCCGCCAGCCCGCAGAAGCAGTCCGGCACGCCCGCCTCCGTCTCGAACGCGGCGGTGAGCGCCAGGCAGCGGTACGCGAGCGGCTTCTCCGCCAGCGACGGGGCTTTCGGCGCGGCGGGCTGGAAGAGCGACGCCCAGGTGACCGGGTCCACGATTCCGGTGGTGGAGAGTCCGGCCTTCGCCTGGAACTGCTGCACCCCGCGCTCCACCCCGCCGCCGAACGCGTCGTCGATGGGGCCGGGGTAGAAGCCCAGCTCCTGCAAGCGCACCTCGATGCGGGTCACGTCGGGACCCCTGGACCCACGCTGGTAGACGGTCATTGCGGCCTCGTGAAACGGGAGGTTCGATGGATGGCGCGCAGTCGGGCGATGCCGCGCGGACGCACGGATGCGCCGCGGGAACCTTCGAGTCGTGCGCCTGGGAAGATGCGGGGTGAGGATGCGGCGGACGGGGAGGAGATGTCCGCTCGCGACACAATTTGGCGGGGGATCGGCGGGTTGGGAAGAGGCCCTCACCCGGCGGCCCGAGAGCCGCCACCCTCTCCCACAACCGCGTGGGAGAGGGAACGTACTGCGTGGTGTCGCGAGGGAAGGTTGGGTGTGCTTCAGCAGGATGGGCGAATTGCGTCGGCCGATGCGATGGGCACCGTCGCGTGCCGCGATCCACCGGCCGTAGCCGCGGAGGTGGGGTCCCGCCGTTGTAGCGCGCGGGTTTATCCTCCAGGGCGAGGCGGTCGGCGACTTCCGTTCGGCGCTGCCTATCCCCTCCACGGCGATTGCGGCGGCGACTGCCCATCCGGCGCTGTCTATCGCTAGGGCGGTGCGGCCGTGCTGCCAACTTCCGCTCAGGATCTCCAGCCGCGAGACCTCTCCCGACCGCCATCTACTGCCGGATACGATGGCTGAAGTGCGGCAGCAGGGCCGCGCTACTTCGCCGCGGCGGCGATCATGGGCTCGGGGTGGAGCTCCACCAGGCCCTCGTCCTTGAGGGCGGTGGGCAGGGTAAGGCGGAAGTTGCTGCCCACGCCGGGGGTGGACGTGACCTCGAGCGAGCCGTCCAGCAGGCGCGCCAGGCGGCGCGAGATGGGCAGACCCAGCCCGGTGCCCTGGTGCTGGTTGGGTTGCGAGAGCTGCACGAACTCGTCGAAGATCTTCTCGTGGTCTTCCGCGGCGATGCCCTCGCCGTGGTCCTGCACCGATACCTCCACCCCGCCCTCCTCGCGCGGCCGGCACGTCACCTCGATGGGCTTGCCCGCGCCGAACTTGATGGCGTTGGAGAGCAGGTTCAGCAGGATCTGCCGCACGCGCCGCGGGTCGGTGACCACCGTCACGGGGTCGCCCTCGGGGATCAGCGTCAGCTCCGACCCGTGCTCGTCCGCCAGGGGCCGTACGGTGACGAAGAGCTCCTGCACCAGCGCCGGGAAGGCGACCGTCTGCACCTCCAGCTCGATCTTGCCCGCCTCGATCTTGGACAGGTCCAGGATGTCGTTCACCAGTTCCAGCAGGTGCTTCGCGGCCTTGTTCGCCCGCTCGATGCCGTTGGTCTGCTCGGGGTTCAGCGGGCCGTAGATGTTGTCCAGGAGCAGCGAGCTGTAGCCCAGGATGGCGTTGATGGGGGTGCGCAGCTCGTGGCTCATGCTGGCGTAGAAGCGGCTGCGGGCGCTCATGGCCGTCTCCAGCTCCAGCTGCCGCACCTGCAATTGCTCGTTCGCCAGCTTCAGCTCGGCCGTGGTGTTCGCCAGGCTCACCGCCTGCTGCCGCAGCGCCTCCTCGGCCGCGTGGCGCTCGGAGACGTCGCGCGCAATGACGGTGAACACCTTCTCCGTCTTCAGGTCCAGGCACGAGACCGACGCCTCGATGGGGAACGACTGGCCGTCGCGCCGCACGCCCTGCATCTCCAGGCTGGGCGGTGCCGCCGGCGCGGGCTCGTCGGCTCCGCGGCCGCCGGCGCCCTGGCAGATGGCGGCCAGGTGGTCGCCGCCCAGCGAGGGGTTGAAGAAGCGGTCCACCGGCGAGCCCACCGCCTCCTCGGCCGGGTAGCCGAACATGCGCTCGGCCGCGGCGTTGAAGATGGTGACCTTCTGGCCCTCGTCGAAGGTGATGATGGCCTCCATGGCCGAGCCCACGATCTCGGCCATGCGCGCCTCGCTCTCCAGCAGGCGCGCCATGTGGCGCATCTCCAGCTCGCGGCGCTCGCCCTCGCGCAGCAGCTTCTCCTGCTCCTTCAGCTGCTCCGTCTTCAGGTACAGGTCCACGAAGACGCCCACCTTGCTGCGCAGCACGTCCGGGTGGAAGGGCTTGAACATGTAGTCCACCGCGCCCACCGAGTAGCCCTCGAAGACGAAGGCGTCCTCCTTGTTGATGGCGGTGAGGAAGATGATGGGCGTGTGGCGGCTCTTCTCGCGGCTCTTGATCAGCTTGGCCGTCTCGAAGCCGTTGAGCCCCGGCATCTGCACGTCGAGGAGGATGACCGCGAAGTCGTGGACCAGCACCTGGCGCAGCGCCTCCTCGCCGCTGGCCGCGCGCACCAGCTCGTGGCCCAGCGGCTCCAGGATGGCCTCCAGCGCCAGCAGGTTCTCGGGGCGGTCGTCTACCGTGAGGATCTTGGCCGCAGCGGGGCTCACGCCGCACCGTCCGTGCAGGGGGGAAGCCGGCGCCCGCGGATGGCCGCCAGGTACGGGGCTATGCGGCCCAGCGGCAGCACGCACGCCTCGGGCACCAGGCGCAGGGCGGCCTGCGGCATCACGCGGACGTCGGCGGTGGCGGGGTCCTGCACCACGCCGCGGCCGCCGCGGTCCACGATGCGGCGCAGGCCCCGCGAGCCGTCGCCGTTGGCGCCGGTGAGCACCACGCCGATGGCGTCGGGGCCGTACTCGTCGGCCACGGCCTCGAAGGTCACGTCGATCGAAGGGCGGCTGAAGCGCACCGGCTCGTCCACGGTCAGGGCGAAGGATCCGCCGTCCACCAGCATGTGGTAGTCGGGAGGGGCGATGTACACTCGGCCGGGCAAGATCTCTTCCTTGTCGGCGGCCTCGCACACCGGCAGCGCCGTGCACTCCTGCAGCAGCTCGCACAGCAGCTGCGAGTCCTTGCTGCGGTGCTGCACCACGGCCACCGGGATGTCGAAGTTGCCCGGCAGCCCGCCCACCAGCGCCCGCAGCGCCGTGAGCCCGCCCGCCGAGGCGCCCACCACCACCATCCGGTACCCGGGCGCGACCCCGTCCACTACCTGACCCTCCGGTAGATCTTCTCGCGCGGGTCCAGCGCGTCGTAGCACGGCTCGAACCGCGAGAACCGCAGCGACTCCTTGTTGCCCAGCGCCAGCACCCCGAACATCGCCAGGCTGTTGTAGAAGAGCTCGTGCACCCGGTTCTGGAGGTCGCGGTCGAAGTAGATCATCACGTTCCGGCACAGGATCACGTTGAACTCCGAGAAGGAGCCGTCGGTCACCAGGTTGTGCTGCGAGAAGACCACGTTGCGCGTGAGCGACGAGTTGAACAGCGCCCCGTCGTACATCGCCGTGTAGTACTCCGAGAACGACCGCTTGCCCCCCGCGCGCATGTAGTTCTGCGTGTACTCCTGCATCTTCTCCAGCGGGAAGATGCCGGCCTTGGCCCGGTGCAGCACCACCTCGTTGATGTCGGTGGCATAGATGCGGGCGCGGTCGTACAGCCCCTCCTCCTCCAGCAGGATCGCCATGGAGTACACCTCCTCGCCCGTGGAGCACCCCGCGTGCCACAGGCGGATGAAGGGGTACGTGCGCAGCAGGGGCACCACCGTCTCCCGGAACGCCAGGTAGAAGCTGGGGTCGCGGTACATGGCCGTGACGTTGATGGAGAGATCCAGCAGCAGCTTCTCCATCATCCCCGAGTCGTGCAGCACGCGCTCCTGCAGCGCGCTCACCGTGCGCAGCCCCTCGGCCTGGATGCGCTTCCAGAGCCGGCGCTTCAGCGAGGTGTAGGCGTACGAGCGGAAGTCGAAGCCGTAGTGCCGGAACACCCCCTCCAGGAGCAGCTCGATCTCCAGCTTCTCCAGGTCCTTCGCGTAGCTGTCGGGCGTGTCGGGCAGTGTGACCGCGTTGTCCGCCGGCATGTCGCTCCGTTGCAAGTCGCTGCGGCGCCGCATCATGCGGACGCCCCTGGCCGGAGCACAGGCAAAGCCGGTGCCGCGCCCCCGGCCGCGCACGCGCGCCGCCGAGGGAACGGCCCCCTCACCCTCCCTACCGGTACAGCCACACCCGCATCAGCGACAGCAGCTGGTCGGTGTCCACCGGCTTGGTGATGTAGTCCGAGGCGCCCGACGCGATCGACTTCTCGCGGTCGCCCTTCATCGCCTTGGCCGTGAGCGAGATGATGGGCAGGTTCGCGAACGACTCCATCTCGCGTATGGCCTTGGTCGTCTCGTAGCCGTCCATCTCCGGCATCATCACGTCCATCAGCACCAGGTCCACGTCGGGGTTCGCCTTCAGTGTCTCGATGGCGTCCCGGCCGTTCTCGGCGAAGACCACGTTCATCCCCTGGCTCTCCAGCACGCTGGTGAGCGAGAAGATGTTCCGCACGTCGTCGTCGACCACCATGATCTTCTTGCCGGCGAAGGTGCTGTCGGCATTGTGCAGCTGCTCCAGCATGCGGCGCTTCTGCTCGGGCAGGCGCGCCTCGATGCGGTGCAGGAAGAGCGCGGTCTCGTCGAGCAGCCGCTCCGGGCTCTTCACGTCCTTGATGATGATGGTCTCCGCGTACCGCCGGAGCTGCGTCTCCTCCTGCGGGCTCAGGTCCTTGCCCGTGTAGATGATGATGGGCGTGTTCTGGAGCTCCGGGTTGCTCTTCACCGTCTCCAGCAGCTTGAAGCCGTCCATGTCGTGCAGGCCCAGGTCCAGAACCATGCAGTCGAAGTGGCTGCCGCCCAGCTGCTCCAGCGCCTCCTGCGCGCTGCCCACCGCCACGATCTCCACGTCGTCCTCGCCCACCAGCTCGATGATGCTCTTGCGCTGGGTCTCGTCGTCCTCCACCACCAGCAGGCGCTTGACCGCGGTGGAGATGAAGGTGGAGATCTGCTCGAACGCGCCCTCCAGCGCCTCCTGCGTGACCGGCTTCTCCAGGTAGCTGATGGCACCCGAGCGCAGCCCCTGCTGCCGCTTGTCGGCCGCCGAGACGATGTGCACGGGGATGTGGCGCGTCTCTGCGTGGTGCTTCAGCCGGTCCAGCACCGTCCACCCGTCGATGCCCGGGAGGTCGATGTCGAGCGTGACCGCGTCGGGCCCGTACTGCGCCACCAGGTCCAGCCCGGTTTCGCCGTCGAGCGCCACGATACCCTTGAAGCCCTTCTCGCGGGCCATGTCCAGCAGGATGCGCGCGAACGGCACGTCGTTCTCCACGATGAGCACCGTGCGGTCGCCCGGCTCGATGGCCGCCCGGTCGTCGTGGATGGCGCCCTGCCCGCCCTCGCGCGGCACCCGCCGCCGCTCGGGCGCCGGGGCCGGGATCGACCGCGTGGCCGTGCCCGCCGGCAGCGCCCCGGCGTTGGCCATCGCCCGCCGCTCCTCGGCGGCCTCCACGTCCTCGTCCATCCCGTCGTCGCCGCTCCAGTGCTCCGGCAGGAAGAGGGTGAACGTGCTGCCCTCGCCCTCGGCGCTCTCCACGCGGATCTCGCCGCCCAGCAGGCGCGCGATCTCGCGCGAGATGGACAGGCCCAGGCCGGTGCCGCCGTACTTGCGGCTCGTGGTCCCGTCCGCCTGCTGGAACGCCTCGAAGATCAGCCGCTGCTTGTCCCTCGCGATCCCGATGCCGGTGTCGCTGACCGCGAAGGCGATCACCGTCTCCGCCTCGTCGAGCGTGGGGTTGGCGAAGCGCCGCCCCTTGTCGGCC
This genomic window from Longimicrobiaceae bacterium contains:
- a CDS encoding chemotaxis protein CheB: MDGVAPGYRMVVVGASAGGLTALRALVGGLPGNFDIPVAVVQHRSKDSQLLCELLQECTALPVCEAADKEEILPGRVYIAPPDYHMLVDGGSFALTVDEPVRFSRPSIDVTFEAVADEYGPDAIGVVLTGANGDGSRGLRRIVDRGGRGVVQDPATADVRVMPQAALRLVPEACVLPLGRIAPYLAAIRGRRLPPCTDGAA
- a CDS encoding peptidoglycan-binding domain-containing protein, producing the protein MTVYQRGSRGPDVTRIEVRLQELGFYPGPIDDAFGGGVERGVQQFQAKAGLSTTGIVDPVTWASLFQPAAPKAPSLAEKPLAYRCLALTAAFETEAGVPDCFCGLAGSFDGQGISLGVLQWNLGQGTLQPLLKRMDTEHTADMKAAFGDGYAAVHAMLAQDKAAQLAWAAGIQDDKHHVVEPWRSRFKALGRVDSFQQMQVDGANDRFQQGLKMCAAYGVWSERAAALMFDIVVQNGSIKDATKAQIQADFAALPATLSREDAEVARLRIVANRRAEAANPKFVEDVRSRKLAIADGKGKVHGMSIDLATYGIRLVPFG
- a CDS encoding protein-glutamate O-methyltransferase CheR, translating into MPADNAVTLPDTPDSYAKDLEKLEIELLLEGVFRHYGFDFRSYAYTSLKRRLWKRIQAEGLRTVSALQERVLHDSGMMEKLLLDLSINVTAMYRDPSFYLAFRETVVPLLRTYPFIRLWHAGCSTGEEVYSMAILLEEEGLYDRARIYATDINEVVLHRAKAGIFPLEKMQEYTQNYMRAGGKRSFSEYYTAMYDGALFNSSLTRNVVFSQHNLVTDGSFSEFNVILCRNVMIYFDRDLQNRVHELFYNSLAMFGVLALGNKESLRFSRFEPCYDALDPREKIYRRVR
- a CDS encoding ATP-binding protein, producing the protein MSPAAAKILTVDDRPENLLALEAILEPLGHELVRAASGEEALRQVLVHDFAVILLDVQMPGLNGFETAKLIKSREKSRHTPIIFLTAINKEDAFVFEGYSVGAVDYMFKPFHPDVLRSKVGVFVDLYLKTEQLKEQEKLLREGERRELEMRHMARLLESEARMAEIVGSAMEAIITFDEGQKVTIFNAAAERMFGYPAEEAVGSPVDRFFNPSLGGDHLAAICQGAGGRGADEPAPAAPPSLEMQGVRRDGQSFPIEASVSCLDLKTEKVFTVIARDVSERHAAEEALRQQAVSLANTTAELKLANEQLQVRQLELETAMSARSRFYASMSHELRTPINAILGYSSLLLDNIYGPLNPEQTNGIERANKAAKHLLELVNDILDLSKIEAGKIELEVQTVAFPALVQELFVTVRPLADEHGSELTLIPEGDPVTVVTDPRRVRQILLNLLSNAIKFGAGKPIEVTCRPREEGGVEVSVQDHGEGIAAEDHEKIFDEFVQLSQPNQHQGTGLGLPISRRLARLLDGSLEVTSTPGVGSNFRLTLPTALKDEGLVELHPEPMIAAAAK
- a CDS encoding carboxypeptidase regulatory-like domain-containing protein, with amino-acid sequence MAVPMRYLRFLALLLLLAPGALAAQVGVTTDIISGRVLGPDGKPVPGARVQALSAESGVTRGATTSAEGRYTITFPDGGGRYRVTVNAPGVGVAVSTVARSADEDVLLANFRLTTQTFALQAVEARAQRAPAPGRNESAGGTERGVSGELANRLPLENVDAATIASLVPGVVTTPSADSSESRNSFSVAGQRASQNQITLDGTSFSSRLTGGQAGGGSPIGVPQEGIRGTNVVTNTFDVARGEFSGGLVAMTTRSGTNNVQGSFSYALRDPALQTTAGSAFTGGGYTQNRLSGGVGGPLIKDKLFYYTSFTLQRRSDDLFSLTPGQDAPIEALGVAPDSVSRFLGILGSRYALPATGQTGDFTRVGDALSTLGRVDYTINDRQTLTVRGLYNRSTQDNARIGFLDTRQNGGQAGSTSYGGIATLTSRFGESWINELRASYNSDVREQDPYAVLPEGRVRVASELDDGTVGVNTLVFGGDRSMPTSTAERTVEVSDELSRLLRDTHRVKLGAFFNHAGFTQQTTANRLGSFSFNSLADLEAGRAVSFTRSLSPGDVSGGGISSSLYLGDTWRPTTQLQLTFGLRGEMSRFDNTPAANPLIPQLFPGYATDRVPNELHVSPRAGFSYRLSEQGAPLRLVRGGVGEFRGRAPYSLYAGALQQTGLGGGELQLNCIGPQTPVPDWAAYAGDPATIPTQCVGGGSGTVDPLRRPNVTLFENGFGAPRTWRASFGYQTQLLRTLGATIDANYTLGVNQFDVRDLNLNTTPAFALQDEGSRPVFVPASSIVPTTGEVSLFESRLHPELAHVFALDSDLRSHTAQVTLGLNGSLPRRIFFQTSYTFSRSTDQSSFSGGSGLQGFGAVPVAGNPNVREWATSDLERRHSFNTILGWPVNSALDLTLIGRASSGGPFTPLVGGDINGDGLRNDRAFIFDPASAPDPVLAQGMQNLLAGTSGRVRECLESQLGRVASRNSCRGPWTASLDARAAIHPDLGGQLGRRLTLSVDASNLPAGVDRLLHGSDNLHGWGSNGFGQDPTLLYPRGFDASTGRFLYQVNERFGETRSSRFGPGSSFQVALTGRLTVGRQAPAGGFGGGLAGIAFGGFGGGGGGGGGGGGGRGGGGGGDGGGPGGGGGGGGGFDVGNILTRVIPDPITPLIALKDTLHLTDEQVARLRAIGDSLKVKNDSVAAEIRAALAPPADTTAAGRAGGRRAGGAGGGGNFGEIFQRFGPRITQARTNVQKALDEAKAVLTADQWRKVPAAIRNVLGPFGPGIPGGGGGRPRG